In Mobula hypostoma chromosome 24, sMobHyp1.1, whole genome shotgun sequence, a genomic segment contains:
- the LOC134337148 gene encoding zinc finger protein 367-like yields MYIIMSGAAGCDSPKRMIVSVIKSTCNAEEVNLGHLSMYLPCQWPESSNSMSPSPTPSIGSAGSISPGQSPDLPAYKDGMRRGRPRAEIVRDLITEGNLSTSRIRCHVCNRVFPREKSLQAHKRTHTGERPYVCDYPSCGKAFVQSGQLKTHQRLHTGEKPFICSEPGCATKFAHANRHCAKHPYARLRRQEGASDQDRVATIEEDKAVAAWLARYWQSREQRQTPTKEGTGFQKSDQEQKNSTYSHPEKEVLAPYSGHQLQEQNERWHGALALIQLANLCSAEPL; encoded by the exons ATGTATATCATTATGTCTGGCGCTGCAGGTTGCGATTCACCCAAACGGATGATCGTCTCTGTAATTAAATCTACATGCAATGCAGAGGAGGTAAATCTGGGTCACTTGTCAATGTATTTACCATGCCAATGGCCGGAAAGCTCCAACAGCATGAGCCCCAGTCCGACTCCCAGCATCGGATCGGCAGGATCTATTTCACCCGGGCAGAGTCCTGACCTCCCCGCCTACAAG GATGGCATGCGGCGTGGCCGTCCAAGAGCGGAGATCGTCCGTGATTTGATCACCGAAGGTAATTTGTCCACCAGCCGGATCCGCTGTCACGTCTGCAATCGAGTATTCCCACGGGAAAAATCACTACAAGCTCACAAAAGGACACACACTG GTGAGCGTCCGTACGTGTGTGACTACCCCAGCTGCGGGAAAGCATTCGTGCAGAGTGGGCAGCTCAAGACCCACCAGCGCCTACACACTGGTGAGAAGCCCTTCATCTGTTCCGAGCCAG GCTGTGCCACGAAGTTTGCTCATGCCAATCGACACTGTGCCAAGCATCCATATGCCAGGCTAAGGCGGCAGGAGGGTGCATCGGACCAGGACCGTGTCGCGACCATTGAAGAGGACAAGGCAGTGGCAGCGTGGCTTGCAAG GTATTGGCAGAGCCGGGAGCAGAGGCAGACCCCTACGAAGGAGGGGACAGGTTTCCAGAAATCTGACCAGGAGCAGAAGAACTCAACATACAGCCATCCGGAGAAGGAAGTGTTGGCCCCCTATTCTGGCCACCAACTGCAAGAGCAGAATGAGCGCTGGCACGGAGCCCTGGCACTTATCCAACTGGCAAACCTCTGCTCGGCTGAGCCGCTCTGA